From the genome of Penaeus chinensis breed Huanghai No. 1 chromosome 8, ASM1920278v2, whole genome shotgun sequence, one region includes:
- the LOC125027933 gene encoding glutamyl-tRNA(Gln) amidotransferase subunit B, mitochondrial-like, translating into MRLHWRVHKTLGNFLRHYGTAQIRPGLIRDIWQPVIGLEIHAQISSTCKLFSRVGTRFGAPPNSQVGVFESAHPGTLPVLNKRCVEAAIKTALALQATVNKTSWFVRKHYFYPDLPAGYQITQLDHPIASDGHLDFIVYNAAVHRKPYRHSVKLIQIQLEEDSGKSIHDKENHRVLVDLNRAGQPLMELVFAPDLRDGEEAAALVKELSLILLQLGTCNCRMEEGSLRVDANISVHRPGEPLGTRTEVKNLNSIRSLVRAIDFEIERQIGILECGGVITNETRSFDADRKETITMRDKEVVQDYRFMHEPNLPPLRLFDSSEVSGSQNGSLDINAVRQELPELPEEKRQQLMKNYGVTLENAIILVSNPIILDFFLAVMADKKRDSRLVCNLLLTNLLGTLNSANIEFQKSPLSAAAFGEIVDLQQSGQILNDTSLRLIDLICNDGDLRSPTQIVNANNWLKFSDDDLLESLVVKVLNDNQNLVKKYKAGKKKMFNALMGKVRAATDSRADMKKVKEIITKKLTE; encoded by the exons ATGAGACTTCATTGGAGAGTTCACAAAACACTAGGGAATTTCCTTCGTCATTATGGCACTGCACAAATTAGACCAGGACTCATAAG AGACATTTGGCAGCCAGTGATTGGCCTCGAGATTCATGCTCAAATATCGTCAACATGTAAATTGTTTTCTCGAGTTGGAACGAGATTTGGTGCTCCTCCGAATAGTCAGGTTGGAGTTTTTGAATCGGCTCATCCTGGAACCTTACCA GTCTTGAATAAAAGATGTGTTGAAGCAGCTATAAAAACTGCTTTAGCACTGCAAGCAACAGTCAACAAAACTTCTTGGTTTGTCAGAAAGCATTACTTTTACCCAGATCTGCCT GCTGGCTATCAGATTACTCAGTTGGACCACCCTATAGCCAGTGATGGGCACCTTGACTTCATTGTTTATAATGCTGCAGTGCATCGTAAACCGTACAGGCACTCTGTGAAGCTTATTCAGATTCAGCTAGAGGAAGACAGTGGCAAAAGTATCCACGACAAGGAGAATCATAG AGTTCTTGTGGACTTGAATCGTGCAGGCCAGCCTCTGATGGAACTGGTATTTGCTCCAGATCTGCGTGATGGTGAAGAGGCTGCTGCACTCGTCAAAGAATTAAGCCTAATTTTGCTTCAATTGGGCACCTGCAATTGTCGCATGGAGG AGGGTTCCCTGCGTGTAGATGCCAATATCTCTGTACACAGGCCTGGGGAACCTCTTGGCACTCGTACAGAAGTTAAAAACTTGAATTCCATCCGATCATTA GTTAGGGCTATTGATTTTGAGATTGAAAGGCAGATAGGGATTTTGGAGTGTGGCGGTGTTATAACTAATGAAACCAGGAGCTTCGATGCAGACCGAAAGGAAACCATTACCATGAGAGACAAAGAGGTTGTTcag GATTACAGATTCATGCATGAACCAAATCTACCACCTTTACGGCTCTTTGACTCTTCAGAAGTAAGTGGCAGTCAGAATGGCTCTCTTGACATTAATGCAGTCCGACAAGAACTTCCTGAATTGCCAGAGGAAAAGAGGCAGCAACTCATGAAAAACTATGGTGTTACGTTGGAAAATGCAATCATTCTCgtg AGTAATCCCATTATACTGGATTTCTTCTTGGCTGTGATGGCTGACAAGAAGAGAGACTCCCGTTTAGTCTGTAATCTGTTGCTCACCAATCTCCTTGGAACCTTGAACAGCGCAAATATTGAATTCCAGAAAAG CCCCTTGTCAGCAGCTGCCTTTGGAGAGATCGTTGACCTTCAACAGAGTGGACAAATCCTAAATGACACTTCACTCAGACTGATTGATCTTATTTGCAATGATGGTGATTTGAGGTCTCCCACACag ATTGTGAATGCAAATAACTGGTTAAAGTTTTCTGATGATGATCTCTTGGAGTCACTGGTGGTGAAAGTgttaaatgataatcaaaatttg GTTAAGAAATACaaagcaggaaagaaaaaaatgttcaaTGCACTAATGGGGAAGGTGAGAGCGGCCACTGATAGCAGAGCAGACATGAAGAAAGTTAAAGAGATTATTACAAAGAAATTGACAGAATGA